A genomic window from Solanum dulcamara chromosome 11, daSolDulc1.2, whole genome shotgun sequence includes:
- the LOC129873856 gene encoding pentatricopeptide repeat-containing protein At1g71420-like translates to MAPSTNSVCITFFMMQSRVLSSSLRLFTTPATCELNSSLQRLQVQPTHHHLEQLILSHFSTTTNNNPHSSQTYATLFHACARLYRLDIGQKLHNHCMLYHDLFAPHQQLYTINHLLNMYAKCGDLEYAHQLFDHMPHRNIVSWTCLISGYAQYGNTDQCFRLLSNMLVHYRPNDFAYASVLSVCDSGSLCGRKVHALVIKTGFDSCVYVCNALIAMYSRNSGGTEAWKVFNDMEFRNIVSWNTIIALFQMCGQGDKAMRCFSLMHRDSCLGFDRATLVSVLSSLLGMDGIDFSWGLRSCFQLHCVSVKTGLILDVGIVTAMVKAYSILRGEVGDCYKLFLETNGCRDLMLWTEIIVAFSERDPEKAILLFGQLLRQGLSLDSYAFSIALKACAGLVTDRNALMVHCKVIKSGFVDALVLGNALIHAYARCGSVAQANQVFEEMRYRDIVTWNSMLKAYALHGKANEALELFGKMDVKPDAATFVALLSACSHAGMVQEGIQIFDAMFEKYGIVPQLEHYACIVDIVGRAGHIFQAEKIIKEMPMQPDYVVWSAFLGACRKHRESGLAQIAASRLKELDPENSLGYVLMSNVYCSAHSFNEAGHLRKQMRGLGVTKQPGLSWTDLG, encoded by the coding sequence ATGGCACCATCCACTAACAGTGTCTGCATAACTTTTTTTATGATGCAATCCCGCGTCCTGTCATCCTCCCTTCGATTATTCACAACCCCCGCCACTTGTGAATTGAATTCCTCCCTGCAAAGGCTGCAGGTGCAACCCACACACCACCACCTAGAACAACTCATCCTTTCTCATTTCTCAACTACAACTAATAATAATCCACATTCTTCTCAAACATATGCCACACTCTTCCACGCCTGCGCCCGCCTTTATCGTCTTGACATTGGCCAAAAACTTCACAATCACTGCATGCTTTACCATGATTTATTTGCACCTCATCAACAACTCTACACCATCAATCATCTCCTTAACATGTATGCTAAATGTGGTGATCTCGAATATGCACACCAACTGTTTGATCATATGCCCCACAGAAACATTGTTTCTTGGACTTGTCTAATTTCCGGTTACGCTCAGTATGGAAACACTGATCAATGTTTTCGCTTATTGTCTAACATGTTAGTTCATTATAGACCTAATGATTTTGCTTATGCTAGTGTTCTATCTGTTTGTGATAGCGGCTCCCTGTGTGGTAGGAAAGTACACGCGCTTGTAATCAAAACAGGTTTTGATTCATGTGTTTATGTGTGTAATGCTTTGATTGCAATGTACTCAAGGAATAGTGGCGGTACTGAGGCTTGGAAGGTTTTCAATGATATGGAATTTCGTAATATTGTATCATGGAATACCATAATAGCATTGTTTCAAATGTGTGGACAAGGTGATAAGGCTATGAGATGTTTTTCCTTAATGCATCGTGATAGTTGTTTGGGATTTGATCGCGCTACTCTTGTTAGTGTACTTTCTTCTTTATTAGGAATGGATGGAATTGATTTTTCCTGGGGTCTTCGAAGTTGCTTCCAATTGCATTGCGTTAGTGTGAAAACCGGGCTTATTCTAGATGTTGGGATTGTGACTGCTATGGTGAAAGCTTATTCAATTCTCCGAGGAGAGGTTGGTGATTGTTACAAATTATTTCTGGAAACAAATGGATGTCGAGATCTCATGTTGTGGACTGAAATAATTGTGGCGTTTTCGGAAAGAGATCCTGAGAAAGCTATTCTCCTTTTTGGTCAGTTGCTCCGACAGGGGTTAAGTCTAGATAGTTATGCTTTTTCTATTGCACTGAAAGCTTGTGCAGGACTAGTGACAGATAGAAATGCCTTGATGGTGCACTGTAAAGTGATTAAATCTGGTTTTGTGGATGCTCTAGTACTTGGGAATGCATTAATTCATGCATATGCGAGGTGCGGATCAGTAGCTCAGGCCAATCAGGTTTTTGAGGAGATGAGATACAGAGATATAGTGACATGGAATTCAATGTTGAAAGCTTATGCATTGCATGGTAAAGCAAATGAAGCATTGGAACTTTTTGGTAAAATGGATGTCAAACCTGATGCGGCCACTTTTGTTGCTCTGCTCTCAGCTTGCAGCCATGCTGGAATGGTGCAAGAAgggattcaaatttttgatgcTATGTTTGAAAAATACGGTATTGTTCCTCAACTCGAGCATTATGCATGTATAGTTGATATTGTTGGCCGAGCAGGTCATATTTTTCAGGCggagaaaataataaaagaaatgccCATGCAACCAGATTATGTGGTGTGGAGTGCATTTCTTGGAGCATGCCGCAAACATCGTGAATCTGGGCTCGCCCAAATAGCTGCATCTCGGTTGAAGGAGTTAGATCCAGAAAATTCATTAGGATATGTACTCATGTCAAATGTATACTGCTCAGCCCATAGCTTCAATGAAGCAGGTCATCTTAGGAAGCAAATGAGAGGGCTTGGTGTTACGAAGCAGCCTGGATTGAGCTGGACAGATCTTGGTTAA